The following coding sequences lie in one Aspergillus puulaauensis MK2 DNA, chromosome 3, nearly complete sequence genomic window:
- the ccg9 gene encoding putative trehalose synthase (Ccg-9) (CAZy:GT4;~COG:M;~EggNog:ENOG410PHGT;~InterPro:IPR001296;~PFAM:PF00534,PF13692), which translates to MADGSIAPGRRASLQQKRRLSTECHPNSWGNATAGTIYSGLSAVFEKDKVIFAVAIRDATYLVDFAQEELPLQGDGDLDKQIGDHMMGHLHKWCNTHLEKIIGLALPQQLADKCPTVCSRLWLDLDIIPLVLTDDSKLSLGGEELRYEFQKSMDWELRTLDEQAESMARKCVRLFGPEGIPLLQVGLSGLVQVDTGFHVQLTNKKNYKDSVTSNTWKAIEHYANDLKKRKIKIAFFSATPQGGGVALMRHAMVRFSHALGTDMKWYVPKPRPGVFRITKTNHNILQGVSAPEERLSKESWEQVTNWIQENTDRYWLRPGGPLVHPKEGGADIVIIDDPQMPSLIPLAKQKAPSRPVIFRSHIQIRSDLVAQKGSPQEECWGRMWETIQQADLFVSHPVKTFVPHTVPPETVAYMPASTDWLDGLNKPMREEDIAHYGRVFNSMVRNSGMPVIDYPADEYIVQIARFDPSKGIPDVVESYEKFFERMKKSAPDRVPPKLLICGHGSVDDPDGSIIYDSVVTHIESAIPQLAEQICIVRLGPSDQVLNAVMSKAKVALQLSTREGFEVKVSEAIHKGRPVIATKAGGIPLQVIDKGNGFLVDVGDTDAVANHLFDLCTDDNLWNKMHKFALAHVCDEVSTVGNSLNWLYVASKLSKGEVIKPNERWLNDMAREDAGIPYQEGENRLKRELLKYKMA; encoded by the exons ATGGCCGATGGCAGTATTGCACCGGGTCGCCGTGCCTCGCTGCAGCAAAAACGCCGCCTATCCACAGAATGCCACCCTAATTCGTGGGGTAACGCAACAGCTGGG ACTATATACAGCGGCTTGTCGGCAGTCTTCGAGAAGGACAAGGTGATTTTCGCCGTCGCGATCCGTGATGCAACCTACCTAGTCGACTTTGCGCAGGAGGAGCTACCGCTGCAGGGCGATGGCGATTTGGATAAGCAGATTGGTGACCACATGATGGGACACTTGCACAAATGGTGCAATACACATCTAGAGAAGATCATTGGTCTGGCTCTTCCGCAGCAATTGGCCGACAAATGTCCCACTGTTTGTTCGCGTCTCTGGTTGGATCTTGATATTATCCCACTCGTCCTCACAGACGATAGTAAGCTTTCGCTCGGCGGTGAAGAGCTACGATATGAATTCCAGAAGTCTATGGACTGGGAATTGAGGACGTTGGATGAGCAGGCGGAGTCTATGGCTCGTAAATGCGTGCG ACTGTTTGGCCCAGAGGGTATTCCCCTGCTGCAAGTCGGCCTTTCTGGTCTTGTTCAGGTCGATACCGGCTTCCATGTGCAATTGACCAATAAAAAGAACTATAAAGATTCTGTGACGTCCAACACCTGGAAAGCCATTGAGCATTATGCCAACGATCtcaagaagaggaagatcaaAATCGCGTTCTTCAGCGCTACCCCACAAGGCGGAGGTGTTGCACTCATGAGGCACGCTATGGTGAGATTTTCTCACGCTCTAGGGACAGATATGAAATG GTATGTGCCTAAGCCACGACCGGGCGTTTTCCGTATCACCAAGACGAACCATAATATACTCCAGGGCGTCTCTGCACCCGAGGAGCGTCTGAGTAAGGAAAGTTGGGAGCAGGTCACCAATTGGATTCAAGAGAACACCGATAGGTACTGGCTGCGCCCCGGCGGCCCTCTCGTCCATCCCAAGGAGGGAGGCGCAGATATCGTTATTATTGACGACCCGCAAATGCCTTCACTGATTCCATTGGCGAAGCAGAAAGCCCCAAGCAGACCGGTGATCTTCCGGAGTcatatccaaatccgcagTGACCTGGTTGCCCAGAAAGGGAGCCCACAAGAGGAATGCTGGGGTCGGATGTGGGAAACCATCCAACAGGCGGATCTATTCGTCAGTCACCCCGTGAAGACATTCGTACCCCACACCGTTCCGCCAGAGACGGTAGCCTACATGCCTGCATCGACAGATTGGCTGGATGGACTGAACAAGCCCATGAGGGAGGAGGACATCGCACACTACGGACGTGTGTTCAATTCGATGGTTAGAAACTCGGGAATGCCCGTTATTGACTATCCCGCCG ACGAGTACATTGTCCAGATCGCACGCTTCGACCCGTCCAAGGGAATTCCAGACGTCGTAGAGTCCTACGAGAAGTTCTTCGAGCGCATGAAGAAGTCTGCTCCGGACAGAGTGCCACCCAAACTTCTTATCTGCGGCCACGGGTCCGTCGATGACCCAGACGGCTCCATCATCTACGACTCGGTTGTAACCCACATCGAAAGTGCCATCCCCCAACTCGCCGAGCAGATCTGTATCGTTCGACTCGGCCCCTCCGATCAGGTGCTCAACGCAGTGATGTCCAAGGCCAAAGTTGCCCTCCAGCTGTCCACACGGGAAGGCTTCGAAGTCAAGGTCTCCGAAGCCATTCACAAGGGTAGACCTGTTATCGCCACGAAGGCTGGCGGTATCCCGCTGCAGGTAATCGACAAGGGAAATGGCTTCCTCgttgatgttggagataCTGACGCCGTGGCTAACCATCTTTTTGACCTTTGCACGGATGATAACTTGTGGAACAAGATGCACAAGTTTGCCCTGGCCCACGTGTGTGATGAAGTGAGCACGGTCGGTAATTCGTTGAACTGGCTGTATGTGGCCTCGAAGCTCTCGAAGGGTGAGGTCATCAAGCCGAACGAGCGCTGGCTAAACGACATGGCCCGTGAAGATGCCGGTATTCCATACCAGGAGGGCGAGAACAGACTTAAGCGAGAGCTCTTAAAGTACAAGATGGCTTAG
- the ARF6 gene encoding ADP-ribosylation factor family protein (COG:U;~EggNog:ENOG410PGCD;~InterPro:IPR005225,IPR027417,IPR041838,IPR006689;~PFAM:PF04670,PF08477,PF00025,PF00071,PF01926, PF09439;~go_function: GO:0003924 - GTPase activity [Evidence IEA];~go_function: GO:0005525 - GTP binding [Evidence IEA]), translated as MGGSVSKIMGKIFGTKEMRILMLGLDAAGKTTILYKLKLTNQDVTTIPTVGFNVESVTYKNVKFNVWDVGGQDKIRPLWRHYYSGTQGLIFVVDSSDKARMEEARSELHKIINDREMKDALLLVFANKQDVPGHMSPDEVISALKLHNLKDKVWYVAPSVATDGTGIFEGLAWLSNNVKIQQPAK; from the exons ATGGGTGGCTCAGTGTCTAAGATTATGGGAAAGATCTTTGGAACGAAGGAAATGCGGATTCTCATGCTGGGTCTCGACGCTGCTGGAAAAACGA CAATTCTTTACAAACTCAAACTCACCAACCAGGACGTCACCACGATCCCCACAGTCGGCTTCAATGTTGAGAGCGTCACCTATAAGAATGTGAAGTTTAACGTGTGGGATGTGGGTGGTCAGGACAAGATCCGTCCTCTATGGAGACACTACTACTCCG GCACCCAAGGCTTAATCTTCGTTGTGGATTCTAGTGATAAGGCCCGAATGGAAGAGGCCCGCTCAGAACTGCACAAGATCATCAACGATCGCGAAATGAAGGACGCGCTCCTACTCGTGTTCGCAAACAAACAGGATGTTCCAGGCC ACATGAGTCCCGACGAGGTCATCAGTGCGCTGAAGCTCCACAATCTAAAGGACAAGGTGTGGTATGTTGCGCCGAGTGTTGCTACCGATGGTACTGGTATCTTTGAAGGATTA GCATGGCTGTCAAACAACGTCAAGATCCAACAACCCGCTAAATGA
- a CDS encoding cobalamin-independent methionine synthase II family protein (COG:E;~EggNog:ENOG410PGGM;~InterPro:IPR002629,IPR038071;~PFAM:PF01717;~go_function: GO:0003871 - 5-methyltetrahydropteroyltriglutamate-homocysteine S-methyltransferase activity [Evidence IEA];~go_function: GO:0008270 - zinc ion binding [Evidence IEA];~go_process: GO:0009086 - methionine biosynthetic process [Evidence IEA]): MSLHRNPPFRVEHLGSLLRTHELLDTKTAFESGKASQADLEAIEKKDIKDVVELQKKLRYPALSDGEYCRHMFWGSFFPGLDGFEELQDPNPDVFRPYAPDVAAFLEAGHKPGESVFCTGKIKHVGSTYVDQFKYLASLVAPEEVKNLKITLAAPNWYHLRYREGFAFPKDVYANVDEYFADIAKAYQDELQILHDAGCRNVQFDDPNLAYFCSDKMLQGWKEDTANKYSADETFEKYIKLYNDCLAKRAPDFHVGVHLCRGNFVGSRHFSEGGYDRIATKLFKELNVDTYYLEYDTPRAGGFEPLKELPRNKNVILGVVTSKFPELEDKEEMKKRVYDAAKFIAEGNGVTLEQALDQVGVSPQCGFASHREGNLIDRDGMVKKLQLVRDIADDIWPGQL; the protein is encoded by the exons ATGTCTCTCCACCGCAACCCCCCATTCCGCGTCGAGCATCTCGGCTCCCTCCTTCGTACTCACGAGCTTCTCGACACCAAGACTGCCTTCGAGAGTGGCAAGGCCTCCCAGGCTGACCTCGAGGCCATCGAGAAGAAAGATATCAAGGATGTCGTCGAGctccagaagaagctgcgCTACCCTGCCCTCTCAGACGGAGAGTACTGCAGACACA TGTTCTGGggctccttcttccccggccTCGACGGGTTCGAGGAACTCCAGGATCCCAACCCAGATGTCTTCCGCCCCTATGCCCCCGATGTCGCTGCCTTCCTCGAGGCCGGCCACAAGCCCGGCGAGAGCGTCTTCTGCACAGGCAAGATCAAGCACGTCGGCAGCACATACGTTGACCAGTTCAAGTACCTTGCTAGCCTCGTTGCTCCCGAGGAGGTGAAGAACCTGAAGATCACCCTTGCTGCCCCTAACTGGTACCACCTGCGGTACCGCGAGGGCTTCGCCTTCCCCAAGGACGTCTACGCCAATGTCGATGAGTACTTCGCCGACATTGCCAAGGCCTACCAGGACGAACTCCAGATCCTGCATGACGCTGGCTGCCGTAACGTGCAATTCGATGACCCTAACCTTGCTT ACTTCTGCTCCGACAAAATGCTCCAGGGCTGGAAGGAAGACACTGCCAACAAGTACAGCGCCGACGAGACCTTCGAAAAATACATCAAGCTGTACAACGACTGCCTCGCGAAGCGGGCTCCCGACTTCCACGTCGGCGTCCACCTTTGCCGCGGAAACTTCGTTGGCTCGCGCCACTTCTCTGAAGGCGGCTACGACCGCATCGCCACTAAGCTCTTCAAGGAACTCAACGTCGACACCTACTACCTCGAATACGACACCCCCCGTGCCGGCGGTTTCGAGCCGCTCAAGGAGCTGCCCCGGAACAAGAACGTCATCCTCGGTGTTGTGACCTCCAAGTTCCCCGAGCTCGAGGAtaaggaggagatgaagaagcgTGTTTATGATGCCGCCAAGTTCATTGCTGAGGGTAATGGGGTCACTCTGGAGCAGGCTCTTGACCAGGTTGGTGTGAGCCCGCAGTGTGGCTTTGCTAGTCACCGTGAGGGTAACCTCATTGATCGCGATGGGATGGTCAAGAAGTTGCAGCTTGTTAGGGATATTGCGGATGATATCTGGCCTGGACAGCTGTAA
- a CDS encoding dynactin subunit 5 (COG:Z;~EggNog:ENOG410PMJ4;~InterPro:IPR011004) → MPPKTAKGEYIETDTGNKISRRSQIHGTQHIMLGGKSIIMADAVVRGDLFRTSSSSSSSNPDPKSSGGGSSSSSGTSNTIAVNVGRYSFISRSAILRPPSRLHRGVHSYFTLHIGHHVFVGERSVIEAARLEDHVTVGKDVVVGSMAILKERCQVLDGAVVPAGMVVPSHCVVGGQPARIVSEVPIAYGVEGVEGGLSRERYRSVR, encoded by the coding sequence AAAATCTCCCGCCGATCCCAAATCCATGGAACACAGCATATCATGCTCGGTGGAAAATccatcatcatggccgacgCCGTCGTCCGGGGCGACCTCTTCcgcacatcctcatcctcctcatcctcaaacCCGGACCCCAAatccagcggcggcggcagcagcagcagcagcggaaCGTCAAACACGATCGCCGTCAACGTCGGCCGCTACAGCTTCATCTCGCGCTCGGCGATCCTACGCCCTCCCTCCCGTCTCCACCGCGGCGTGCACAGCTATTTCACGCTCCATATTGGACACCATGTGTTTGTCGGTGAGCGGAGCGTGATTGAGGCGGCGCGGTTGGAGGACCATGTGACGGTTGGGAAGGATGTGGTTGTGGGGTCGATGGCGATTCTGAAGGAGCGGTGTCAGGTGCTGGATGGGGCGGTTGTGCCGGCTGGTATGGTGGTGCCAAGTCATTGTGTTGTTGGCGGGCAGCCGGCGAGGATTGTTAGTGAGGTGCCTATTGCGTATGGGGTTGAAGGGGTGGAGGGAGGGTTGAGTAGGGAGAGGTATAGGAGTGTGAGGTGA